CGCTGCTCGAGATCGCGCTGGAGAGCGCCCGCGTCCAAGCCGAACAGGCGGAGGACGCCCTCGACGAGACCGAGGTCCGCGCGCCGTTCGCCGGGGAGGTCGTCGAAACGTACCTCGAGGTCGGCGAGTTCGCCGCGTCGGGGCAGGCCGCCTTCCGCCTGCAGAGCCTCGACGAACGCGAAGCGGTGTTCGACGTCCCCCCCGAGGACGCCACCCGCCTGCTGCAGCAGGGCACGCTCACCTTCCGCTACGACGGGCGCGACGTGCGCGGCACCCTCACCTCGTCGGTGCGACCGCAACAGCAGCAACGCCTCGTGCAGCTCGTCGCGCGCCTCGACCCCGACGAAGCGGGGACCCTCCCGACCGGTGCGCTGGCCGACCTCCGCTACGACGTCGAGCTCGGGGAGGGCCTCCTCGTGCCCGCCGGCGCGATCGCCAGCGAGTCGGGCCGCACCTGGCTGTACGTCGCCGACGACGGCCTCGCGACCCGCGTCCCGGTCGACGTCCTCGCCGAATCCGGCGCGGAGGCGGTCGTGGCGGGCGTCGACGCCGACGCGTACGTCATCTACCCGCGCCCCCTCGACGTCCGCATCGGGACGCCCGTCCGCCGCGAGGCCCCATGAGCGGCCTGATCCGCTTCTTCGTCCGACGCTACGTCTTCTCGATCTCGATCTTCGTCGCGATCGTGTTCTTCGGCCTCTCGGCCGGAACGCGCCTCGGCATCGACCTCCTCCCGGAGTTCGAGGTGCCGATCGTCGCGGTGAACACCAGCTACCAGGGGGCCGGCTCGCAGGAGGCGGCGGAGCAGGTCAGCGAACCGATCGAGGACGCCATCGCCACGGTGCCGGGCGTGACCGACGTCAGCAGCTTCAGCGGCGAGGGCTTCAGTTTCGTCATCGCCCAGTTCCAGGAGTCGGTCGACGTCGACCAGGCCGCCATCGACGTCAAGCAACGCGTCGACGGGATCGTCGAGGCGTTGCCCGACGGCGCCGACGACCCGGTCGTGCAGAAGTTCGATCCCGGCGACCAACCGATCCTCTCCGTCGCCCTCGCCGGGGAGGGCCGGTCGCTGCTGGACCTCGAAACGATCGCGGAGGAGACCCTCGAGCCGCGCCTCCAACAGGTGGAGGGCGTCGCGGACGTCGCCATCGTCGGCCCGCTCGAGCGGCAGGTGCAGGTCCTCGTCGACCCCGCCAAACTGCGGACGTTCGGGCTCTCGGTCCAGCAGGTCGCCAGCGCCATCCAGGCGGGCTCCGCGACGCTGCCGGCGGGCGACCTCACGGTCGGTGGGGAACGCATCCTGTTGACGGTCCGCGACCGCCCGAACGACGCCGGCGACGTCGCCGACGCCGTCGTCGACCCCGTCCGCGGGCTGGTCGTCCGCGACGTCGCTCGGGTCCTCGACGGGATCGAGGACCCCACCGCCTTCACGCGCCTCGACGGCCGGCCCGTCGTCCTGCTCGAGGTCCGCAAGGTCTCCGACGCGAACGCGGTCTCGACCGCCGGCGCGCTGAAGGACCGCCTGGACGAGGTCGGGCTCCCCGACGGCGTCACCGCGACGGTCGTGAACGACACGTCGGTCTTCGTCGCGACGTCGGTGTTCGACACCCTGCGCGAGACCGGCCTCGCGATCCTCGCCGTCGGGCTGGTCGTGCTGCTGTTCGTCGGGCGGCTCGGCTCGACGTTCAGCGTGGTGTTGGCGATCCCCATCACCCTCGCCGGCGCGGTCATCATCTTCGGCCTGCTCGGCTTCACGTTCAACACCGTCACGCTGCTCGCCGTCACGGTCGCCGTCGGCCTGGTGGTCGACGACTCGATCGTCATCGCGGAGAACGTCGCGCGCTGGCGGAAGAACGGCGCGGGCCCCCTCGAAGCGGTCTTCCAGGGCGCCGGCGAGGTCGCGACCGCCGTGTTGAGCGCCACGCTGTCGCTGCTGGCGGTGTTCCTCCCCATCGCCTTCCTGCCGGGGCTGATCGGGCAGTTCTTCAGCCAGTTCGGCCTCAGCCTCGCCGCGACGATCTTCGTCAGTTACCTCGAGGCGTTGTTCTTCCTCACCGTCCGCCTCGCCTACATGCCCGACCCGCTGCCGCCCGCTTGGCGCGACGTCGGCGCGTCGATCGCGCACCTCGGGCGCGACGTCCGCTGGACGGCCCGCCGCTACGTCCGGCCCGGGTTCTGGGTCCTCGCGCTCCTGCTCGTCGCGGCCGGTGCCCTCGACGGCGTCCGCGGCGGCGCGGCGACCGCCGCGCTCGGCCTGGAGGCGGGCGTCGCCTCGATCGCCGCCGGGGCGGGGCTCGGCCTCGCCGCCGCGGCGCTCGCGCCGTGGGGCCTGCTGGCGCTCGGGTGGCCGCTGCGGACGCTGGCCACGACGTTCGGGGCGACGCTGCGCACGATGCACGTCGGCACCGACGGCGCCGTGGGCTGGCTGCGCGAGCGCTACGCCGCGGTCCTGCGCGGCCTGCTGCGCCCCGCCCGCGCGAACGCGGTACTGCTCCTCTCCGTCGCGCTGGTGGCGAGCCTCGCGTGGGTCGTGCCCCGCCTG
The sequence above is drawn from the Trueperaceae bacterium genome and encodes:
- a CDS encoding efflux RND transporter permease subunit, which gives rise to MSGLIRFFVRRYVFSISIFVAIVFFGLSAGTRLGIDLLPEFEVPIVAVNTSYQGAGSQEAAEQVSEPIEDAIATVPGVTDVSSFSGEGFSFVIAQFQESVDVDQAAIDVKQRVDGIVEALPDGADDPVVQKFDPGDQPILSVALAGEGRSLLDLETIAEETLEPRLQQVEGVADVAIVGPLERQVQVLVDPAKLRTFGLSVQQVASAIQAGSATLPAGDLTVGGERILLTVRDRPNDAGDVADAVVDPVRGLVVRDVARVLDGIEDPTAFTRLDGRPVVLLEVRKVSDANAVSTAGALKDRLDEVGLPDGVTATVVNDTSVFVATSVFDTLRETGLAILAVGLVVLLFVGRLGSTFSVVLAIPITLAGAVIIFGLLGFTFNTVTLLAVTVAVGLVVDDSIVIAENVARWRKNGAGPLEAVFQGAGEVATAVLSATLSLLAVFLPIAFLPGLIGQFFSQFGLSLAATIFVSYLEALFFLTVRLAYMPDPLPPAWRDVGASIAHLGRDVRWTARRYVRPGFWVLALLLVAAGALDGVRGGAATAALGLEAGVASIAAGAGLGLAAAALAPWGLLALGWPLRTLATTFGATLRTMHVGTDGAVGWLRERYAAVLRGLLRPARANAVLLLSVALVASLAWVVPRLQFNFVSPVDAGAVSIQIEMPPGTPLERTDVVSAAVERRVAGDPRVDVVLASVGAGGLLGTDDAGLAALTLELTDLGDRDASSFEVADALRPEVEGLLADVAPEATVTVRSDDGGAVPVETGLALTLYGNDLDQLRARDEAAREVMRENDNLRNVASSLEGSVTERVFALDRTALAGTGLTAAEIGQTLRAYNVGTRAGSLDAGGEDVAIQVKADPRFVADEQTLLSLPIFAPALDTWLPLGELGRFVVQAGPVAIDRAEQAYITNLSADLVEGAPGVFQVRAQIEAAFAEAGITDDDVRVGTGVGPDLLGDLVIYGPIAFLLAIVLNYLVIASQFNSFKYPLYLLSTVPLALVGAFWLFLLTGSALDVISVLGVVILIGLVTKNAILLLDVVMTGLEEDETLEAALVRAGRLRLRPILMTALTVVMISIPLLAGLGEGSEFRQPLGLVIVGGVVSSTFLTLFVVPAAFYRFERHRFPTEAAPTRRTRDRRAPGAPLPEAGGSD